GGCCTGGAGTGGTGGCTGTGAACGGCCAGGGTGCTCCGGCGGAAGAGCCCCACCGGGAGATGGCGATGCAAGCAAGAGGTCGGGAAGCAGTGGTGCCGGTGGTCGGGGTCGTGCAATGCTCATGGCAGAACTGTACAGGAAGTTGATTTCTCACCCATCCATAGTTTTTTCCTTTTTGGAATCCATTGAACTGAAAAAAGCTACAATGTGAGCTGAAAGTATGAAAACAACATATCTCTGAAAGAATAAAGAACTAGCTTTAACATATCTATGAAAGAATACACCTCTGAGGAACTAGCTTTGAACACATCTCTGAAAGAATAGAGAGCATACAAAGTTTAAGGAAAGAATAAGCAAAATGGCACACTAGTACGCAGTAGTACGAGTCCAGTCTTGTACGTGCTAGTATTAGATTTGAATAGTAGCTAGAATTGAAGTTCAGGTAACCATGGTACACACATCATACAGTTTCAGTCATGTACGCACACACTGTAATAGTAGCTGCAATTAAGGTTCAGGTAACCATGGCACACACATCATACAGTTTCAGTCATGTACGCACACACTATAATAGTAGCTGCAATTAAGGTTCAGGTAACCATGGCACACACATCATACAGTTTCAGTCATGTACGCACACACTGTAATAGTACGCACACACTGTAAAGGTTCAGGTAACCATCTCTCATAGAATGGCAAAATGCAGTGTAACCGCATTAGCTAGGAACTAACACACAGAAAGAAAGAAATCTACTGACCAGGGGGGCTAGCTCATTCTGGTATTATTTTACTCGACGCACAAGCAAAAAAGAAATTCCAGAGAAAAAATTTCAGAAAGAGATGTGATAGCTTCTGTGACCCACCTGCGGGAAAGAGGTAGAAGTTTAGAAGCATAACAACAAGTTCAACTTCATTCAACAAGAAGAAAATCCATTTATACTCCTGTATACACCCAACAAGCATCAAATTCCATATACCTGAACTTCCATTTATTGATATACTTGAACTTATTTGTTGTTAATGTACATGGACTTTGTAATTAAACATAGAAACTGGGAGAGATAGCAGTCTTTGAACTAAAACACAATTAGGAATTGAATTGGACTAAATCAAGAAATTGAACTGAGTGTGCCATGATTTAGTCAATGTAGAAGATCATTCCATTTTgctatctctctcacacactcaCATCACCTTGCTGAACCAACAAACAATAGCAGCGCACCAATGCAAGCAGTAGGGGCTTCATGCAACAGCAGACAACAGCAACCAATACTAGCGCATTTTCCGAACTCTCCTTTTCTTTTATATCTTTTTTCTCAAACTTCCGCCGGTGAACCCTGGACTTATCTGCTTTTATAATTTGAACTTTTCACAAATAATTGGTGTAAAGAAAAGCAGAGGATATCTGCAAGTGATCGTGTGATTGAAAGGTCTAAATAACTGGTTATTATGTCTCCGACTTTGAGAGCCCACCTAAGCTGAATCATCACTGTACCACTTTTGCTCCATATAGCAAAGTGCAAGAAGAAACGTAAATTCAAGAATCATTACACAGCCGCAGTTTTTTTCTATTTGGAATTCATTGAACTGAATAAAATCCTATAGTGTGTACTGAAAAAAACACTACAAGGTATTTAAATGAACTCTCACCAGCAGTATTTTTCGTACTTATCATATAGTAGTTCATGGACTTGCTGTTAAATACGTACATGGACCATGTAGTAATCTTGAATTTAATAATAATCTCATGGACTTGTTCTCTTTCTGCAGTAGAACTGATGTAGGTCCTTGTGTCAAACTTCTACTTACTATTCTCAGGTCTTTTAATGAAAACTTACTGAAGAAAATAAAGGGGCAAATGATGTTTTCTCGTATGGAATATGAAGAAGAGGCAAGCAGCTGCactatcatttttttgcccgtCGTTGTCCTTCGCTGGGTGCATCCATGGCCACTGTAATACATAAGAGTGAACACAAGTACAGAATTAGCAAGAACACAAGTACAGAATTAGCGAGAACACAAGTTCAGTAACATGGTCAGTTCAGTACCATAGACAAGCAAACACGGCTGAATTATCATTAGTGCAAACGCACAAGCAGCTGAACCGCGTCACATCATTGGCATACACGAGCAAGACAGTGAAGAACCATCTCTTTTCCTCTAAAAACAAGCAGAATAGAACAAGCTGCAGTACAGATACAAAAGCATATCAGCTTGAGAGAGGATAGCGGCATGGCAGAGTGGTCATTTTGCCGTAGTTGTACACATGATGGAAATTTCAAAAGGCTGACCTTCAGTAAGTGGCGAAGATGAACGAACGGCGAGCTGGCGGTGGCCAGAGGAAGAACAAGCCAGCGGCAGCCTGGAAAGCCAACGAGCCAGCGGTTTGGGGCAGGTGCCCGCGTGGCAGGCGGCGTGGGGTGGGGCGCGCTGCCGGTGCCTGGAGGAGGACGGAGGCACGCGCAGGCGGCATGGGCGGCCGCTGCTGTGGGAtgtaggaggtggtggtggagtgatGCTGGGATCCAAGGAGGTGGGGCTCGGGcggcgccgggggcgagggaggaggtgagGTGGGGCATCGCCGGGATCCTGGGAGGTTGGGAGTCGGGCGGCACCGGGAGTGAGGAAGAAGGTAGGGGCGGGGCATCGCCGGgatccgggaagaaggtgggggtgGGCGGCGCCGGGAGCGTGGGGGAGGTGGGGGCGGGCGGCGCCAGGAACCGGGGGAGGTGGGGGTGGGCGACACCAGGAGCTGGGAGGAGGTGGGGGGGGGCGGCCGGCACCGGCACTGGGAGCGGGGAGAAGGTGGGGGCCGAGCCGCGCCGGGGGCCAGCAGAAGGTGAGATGGGGATGGGACGTCTCTATAGGGCGCCggagtaacagaatattattctgttacgggTAATAGAATAGTccaaccctatatatatatatatatatatatatatatatatatatatcagttaggcatCAAGTGCGtgcttgttagttaaacctatgtataaattgtgacactaaatacgactagtaagtagtacagtagcagtactagtatacgtcggtcaaattattcatcatgtccacacattgaattgacgtgacaacacgctgcacgtgaggtgacacaagaatcccggcggcgtgttcgggtattcgggactttagatttggagtaccacttatctgtctaAATCTTTCATCGTTCACTTAAAaaagtcgattgatcatacattgagtaccatataactagaagtactgatgcaagtcgaagaaggattggccggtgctgccggctggcttCAAGTTTGAtaccacggatcaggagctgatcaagcacattgaggccaaagtgagtgctgacagcgcgagatttcagtctctcatcgatttgttcataccaaccatcgacagcgagcacgacatatgctacacccaacctgagaaacttccaggtaagacaccgatcggccgtctacttgcacaaacatattcctttgtttataggtCTATTTTTCTTtatagacgcagacctggtgaagcaattacaatttgacagttaataaaaagtgaaacaagtgactgcaacatgccaaagatgttatgaaaatgccaactacgtacactaaaacctgtattccacaatactgcaggtatcacactgagtggcctaagaaaGCATTTCTTCCAACGCAATTCcaaggcgttcaaaaggggcatgtggacacgtcgcaagatacagtcagagtgcggcatgcacgcgatgtggcacaagaccggcaataccttgctggtgatggtcaacggccggcagacgggcaacaaaaaaggttttggtgctgcacaccaacaagaacttcgaccggCAGAGGACCAaatgggtgatgcaccagtaccacctcgggcacttggagcaagagaaggagcgggagctggtcctctgcaagattttctaccagacgaacactagggccaggagtaaaaagattataagttagtttggtattggtagttgtactaccttgtcgtccgcaagttggtattgttgttaatgatcttttggtatgaacttgcatttgcttccaaccatcatgccgagggtcgacgtggatataaagctgaatcatttgtttcgaaacgaattttcaggcacctgatttttatttgatgggtagcataagcacctgccgtttgaattcccagttctctaattttttcgaaacaagtgcatgcacttattatcacgatgaaaaaacaatattcgtgttgcatcccagttatcattCTGTACTTCtagaattctcttgtttattgagcacgtatattgtttttttaggtcgagcaagtttcaactgggctatagactgcccagggttggttttgtttttaacaggcccagcccatgacgacaacggggcacaaagatccagcaggtatctactagccTCTGGCCCGCAAGCGTttgttatattttgtcttacaacatacagcaggcagttttttttactgaatcaaacacacagcctagttctattttcctcttgaaacgcatgtcctacatccattttctaatctctacctatagttttactagttcatatacacgtatcattatattgaaaacacataaaattcccttttcatatttacatccttatttttgttattttttcacacccagcgctgatttttttaccactagttTTCCCTTAAGCCAACTCAATTGTCctacgtcttatttgcttacaaaaacaaaatgatttttttggcaaatcaataagttcttaaaagaatgtttatcatttcgggattacaacagttcagactccaccgaaatatgcaaaataaggttgaactttttgaccgtggtcctcggcagaaaatgggctgtaataagttacttaagaattagcaaatgggctacaaattataaaaaaataacaaatgggctttatgttgtctgccacagatttggaggctgacttgtgggcctactaagttcatgcgtacacaaggtttctcaaaaaagaaacttagtcaacaatcgactctaccagcgtcagaccgttagatgtcaatctaacggcaatcgtgcttcttcagtctctgatcttcctgccccagccgcccaaaccagcgccgttggaaccacctgctcccgcctcccatggctagctgtgctaccgggcaggcctcacggccccatcatactcgcatccctggcatgtctatccctctactcacccacacctcctattaatTTCTGGCAACGGCAGCCGAAccaatcaaccctcgtactctccaccgcgtgggcagccactgccgtgtcttccccggctccgtgtcgttctcttcgtaggcctcgtcgtcgtccaccgccatggtgctcttggcgcggcgtggtcaacgatgtccatccaacggctgtagtgcttcttcaacctctagtcttcttgccccagccgcccaaagcagtgccggtcgtgccgcatgctcctgcctctcgtggccggctatggtgccatggaggcctcaccgcccccatactactcccaccactggccaggccatccctcactcacccactccccctgttattctgcggcgacagcagcctcacaccgcagccgaaccagtgaaccctcgtactcctctccacgtgcgCATCTAttgacgcgtcttccccggctccgcatcgtccccttcccaggcctcgccatcgtccaccgccgtggtgctctcggcgtggcgtggtcaatgtggtcaacgattgacttccatcggaagagtactgtacatggagaggctgacagctgggtccacggcagccgcaaggaagtgcctccttattacgtgcaaaataattattccttcacctgacagcagggacccaccggacggccaccagtatttcgcgaaaaaaacgtttcccccctgattgctgggacccacgggacgggccactgtatttcgcgaaaaaaatgtttgcccctgactgctgggacccaccggatggaccaccgtatttcgcaaaaaacgttccccccgttgtGAGCTCGGACCcaacggaagtgcctccttattacgcacagaaaaatgaatactccccctgctagctggggcccaccatggtgggaggctgacttgtggtcctactaagttgacgggcacggagggctttgtccacttagtcaatatgaacgattctagctccagtgatcgtacgatgtccatccaatggccgtcgtgcttcttcaatctctgctcttcctacttcagccgctcaaacaagcgccggcgggactgcctgctcccacctccccgcggccggctatgctgccacgcaggcctcaccatcccactgtactcccatcgctggcctagccatccctctactcacccacacctgctgttattgtccggcgacggcagatgaaccagtaaaccctcgtacattcATACTCTCCTCCGTGTgtattcgcacacgaacacgtcaccgtgtaccctcgacaccgggggtgatgcaccgcagctcacgtcgaaggagacccgccggaagcacggtacgcaagacaatctggcgggcgcttttgtagacccgaaaccccacacgcctgggagggaccccgtcagggcgcgcggcggctatgggctgccctaggtcggcctgaccgcctcTAGGGCCTCGaagttcgccgccctgcaatgaacaagaacgaacgaagaacgaggaagaagaagaacaagggagagagataaaagtaaagataaaagtggtagatgattgttcgattgtgtgttgttgttcaatcggccgtcacctcttgtctatataagaggcgggtggacttcccgtacaagaaaaggacttgcctagctgtccaaatcatcaaaacctaataaaacacggactattcatgacccccggcccggatgtccggcccaagacccggatgatccggcctagcccagttttttgACAGCAGCTCACTGTTTTGGTTCTAGAATCCTTATACAACCTCGGATTTGGACGTTTTTATATCCAAATCAACCgtctcgacgagacgcacaactttcatgttgaacacgttttcatatgaggccatcttgggggtgtttcgggccgttttctaaagtctgcagcagaaaaacgTGTCCGGACACCCGGACGAttgcccggattgtccggcctttacccggatcatccggaagttgatccagatcatccggcttcaactTTTAGCTTCTGTTGTTTTCGTCAATTTTTCGGCCCTCGGCCGGATGATCTGGAccccggtccggatgatccggccatacAGTGCTGCAGCACACAAGTttgactgtaacttttgcatacgaactcggatggggatgatctttatatcaaaatcgtctgtctcgacgagacgaagaactttgcagttgtaactttTCCCATCCAAGGTATTCTTAATTAGGTTTCATGCCATTCTTTAATCAGGTGTCAACatgggtatctccgaaattgtcatATCTTTTGCACTTAAGCTTCTTTTTTGgtccatcttcatatttatttcgatcatcttgacgaaagccatcaaatggtgacataaactcataattctaacatcatctcattatagcctcaagtcactctttgtcatcatgccattttcgagcgtcaacacatgcccccttgtTTTTCGTTAAAGCTTGGATGCCGAAAAATAATTTATCCatagtttgttctaaggacgatgtcaacaccccATCGACCATTTATATGTTCTTAGGGCGATAGTTTTATATCGGCCACACCTTTTCTTAGGGCGATAGTTATATATCGACCATATattttctcagggcgataattatataTCGGCCGTTGCCTgtctaggcttcttgccacacacttggatggtacttctttaaatatttgccattgagagctcgaggtaacaatgtgccttgtatggattccaccaaatacgagtttccgggaactattcttgtaaccctaaaaggaccttcccaacttggagaccactttcCAAATTTTCTATCTTTCGAACCAATTGGTAGAATCACCTTCAACacgagatcgccaacttgaaaattcttcaacttgaccttcttattgtaagctcttgctacCCTCAACTTATCCCTCTCTATGGCCTTTAAAGCAACCAAACGTTTATTGGcaacttcatcaatattgtccatcatcaagttatagaagtccacagccgataaatcattttgtttggctattctcaaagcattcaaattcacttccactggtaaaacggcctcctgaccatatacgagctcatatggagtcacctttgtagcaccatgccttgagaccCTATGTTCCCACAAAGCTTCGGACAatagctcatgccatctccttggattatcctcaatcttcttcttgatgagcttgattaatattttattaCTAGACTCAGtttgtccattggcttgggcataatatggagaggaattgagcaactttatcttatatgattcagcaaattctctgacttgatgtgacataaaggatgaaccttggtccgtagttaatgtttgaggaatgccgaatctatgaataatatgttcatttatgaattgaattacctctgtatgcgtcatatttttgagtggtattgctt
Above is a window of Triticum aestivum cultivar Chinese Spring chromosome 6B, IWGSC CS RefSeq v2.1, whole genome shotgun sequence DNA encoding:
- the LOC123136881 gene encoding uncharacterized protein; amino-acid sequence: MPHLTSSLAPGAARAPPPWIPASLHHHLLHPTAAAAHAACACLRPPPGTGSAPHPTPPATRAPAPNRWLVGFPGCRWLVLPLATASSPFVHLRHLLKLVLFCLFLEEKRWFFTVLLVYANDVTRFSCLCVCTNDNSAVFACLCGHGCTQRRTTTGKKMIVQLLASSSYSIRENIICPFIFFSGSQKLSHLFLKFFLWNFFFACASSKIIPE